TACTTCTCCAGGCGGGGCTCCTGCACATACGTGGTGCCGCCGATGTCGATCTTCCCGCCGCTGGCCATGTAGTAGGCCCACTGCGTGAAGCTGGAGCAGTCGAAGCTGGTCGGGTTCTGCCCCTGGAGCCGCGGCGCGCCGAACACGTACGGGACGCCGACGCCGCGCTGCGCCCAGCCGAGGACCGCGCGGATCACGGGGTCGTCGGAGTCGGGAAGCACACCGGAGGCGCCGGCGCCGTCGGGGGCGACGGCCGCGCCGCTGCCGCCCTTCGCACAGTCGGCGTACGTGGTGTCGCGGGCCGGATCGGCGGAGTCGGAACCGGGAACCGTGCCGTAGTCCGGGTTGGCGGTGACCCGTCCCGCCAGCCACTCCTCGGGGTCGACCATGCCGGGGCCCTGGTCCTGGCCCCCCACGAAGGGGTTGTCGACACCCGGGACGAGGACCTCCCAGTGCAGGTGGGGGCCGGTGACGTTGCCGGTCGCGCCGACGGTTCCTATCTGCTGGCCGCGCTTGACGGAGTCGCCGACGGACACGTTGAACGAGGTCTGGTGGGCGTAGAGCGTGATGACGCCGCCCTCGTGCCGTAGCTTCGTCATGTTGCCGTACGACCCGCCGGGACCCGCGGCCACGACCTTGCCGTCCGCCGGGGCGTAGATCGGGGTGCCGCTGCGAGCCACCAGGTCGAGACCGGTGTGGTAGCCGAGGCTCCACATGCCGCCGCTCTTGTGATAGGGCGTGCCGATCTGGTACGTGCCCCGCTTCATGGGCCACTGCCAGTCCTTGCCGGCGGTGGGCGGCTTGGCGTCGGGGAAGGAGACCGGCGTGAGGTTCGTGGCGCTCGTGCCACTCACGACCGTGTGCGCGACCGGCGCCATGGCGGAGACGACGTCCTCGGTCTCGCCCTTCAGCGGCGGGGTCGACCAGGACCGGGGCGAGGTGGCGGCGACACTGAGGGCCTTGTCCGGCTGGGCGTCGTTGCCGACCGGCTCCGGGATGTCCGACTGCTTGCCCAGGGTAGGGAAGTCGGGGTTCTTCTCGATGGTTTCCTTCAGATGGACGTACCAGCGCTTGATGAGGTCCTTGTCACCGGTGAGCGCACCGCGGTACCGGGCGGCCTGGGTGAGGACCACGCGCGGGTAGATGGTGTTGGAGGCGACCGAACCGGAGTAGATCTGCAGCGCCTTGAACGGCTGGGTCTCCGCCTTCTTCGCGTGCAGGAAGTTGGCGGCGGCGTACGCCGCGTCGTCGATGTTGTACAGGTCCTCTTTTTTGTCGCCGTTGCCGTCGTCCCCGTAGTCCGTCCAGGCCGGCTTGCCGAACTGCAAAATACCCATGTAGCCGAGGGAGTTGGCACCGCCCGGCGCGGCCGAGGGGTCCTGGCCGTACTTGGTCTCCTGGTACATCTGCCCGGCGATCAGCGTCCAGTCGAGGCCGTCGTAGCGGGCGGCGGCGCGCATCGAGGCGAGGATCATCTTGGGCGGTATCTCGTTGCGCGCGGTCTCGCTCGGCATGTACATCTTGCCGGCCGGCATGACCGGGTTGGTGGCCGCGGCGTCGCCGGTGTTACCGGCTTCGGCGTTCTCGGCGTAGTCGCCGCAGGCGGCGTTCGTGGCGCCGTTGCCGACGCCGCCGATCATGCCTCCGATGAGCAGCAGGACGAGACAGATGCCCGCGATGGCGAGGCCCCCGCCGCCGCCGCCGAGGAAGATCCACCACTTGA
The DNA window shown above is from Streptomyces akebiae and carries:
- a CDS encoding peptidoglycan DD-metalloendopeptidase family protein — protein: MVAPAVLAAAAKAAKVAKTAKAAGQLAATARGSKGGGGGGKKKSTFKWWIFLGGGGGGLAIAGICLVLLLIGGMIGGVGNGATNAACGDYAENAEAGNTGDAAATNPVMPAGKMYMPSETARNEIPPKMILASMRAAARYDGLDWTLIAGQMYQETKYGQDPSAAPGGANSLGYMGILQFGKPAWTDYGDDGNGDKKEDLYNIDDAAYAAANFLHAKKAETQPFKALQIYSGSVASNTIYPRVVLTQAARYRGALTGDKDLIKRWYVHLKETIEKNPDFPTLGKQSDIPEPVGNDAQPDKALSVAATSPRSWSTPPLKGETEDVVSAMAPVAHTVVSGTSATNLTPVSFPDAKPPTAGKDWQWPMKRGTYQIGTPYHKSGGMWSLGYHTGLDLVARSGTPIYAPADGKVVAAGPGGSYGNMTKLRHEGGVITLYAHQTSFNVSVGDSVKRGQQIGTVGATGNVTGPHLHWEVLVPGVDNPFVGGQDQGPGMVDPEEWLAGRVTANPDYGTVPGSDSADPARDTTYADCAKGGSGAAVAPDGAGASGVLPDSDDPVIRAVLGWAQRGVGVPYVFGAPRLQGQNPTSFDCSSFTQWAYYMASGGKIDIGGTTYVQEPRLEKYEVQLSEAQPGDLIFFRPEGDNLSGHVGIVWDPKSKKIIHAPRPGKNVSFSTWDVQDKITGVYRVPIPAGTNAVEGDGKAEA